The following is a genomic window from Deltaproteobacteria bacterium.
CCGTTCGTGACGGTGATGAAGACGATCTGGGAGTCGCCCAAGCCGGTGATCGGTAGGATCAACGGCCCCGCCTTCGGTGGCGGCGTCGGGTTGGCTGCGGCATGCGATCTCACCGTCGCCGCCGACTCGGCGGTGTTCAGCTTCAGCGAAGTGCGGGTCGGCGTCATCCCGGCAATGATATCGGTGCTGGTAATTCCCAAGCTCGGCATTCAGAACACGATGTGGCTGTTCCTCACCGGTGAGCGCTTCTCGGCGCAGCGCGCTGCGGATCTCGGGTTGATTCATCGCACCGTCCCGGCCGCCGACCTCGATAAAGCGGTCGCGGAAGTAATCGCCATGGTCCGCCTCGGCGGCCCCAACGCCATCGGCGAGGCCAAGCAACTGGTGCGGCGCATTCCCGGGCTGTCACTGGACGAAGGTTTTCGT
Proteins encoded in this region:
- a CDS encoding enoyl-CoA hydratase/isomerase family protein — protein: MSEATIYEIRRDAAWITLNQPDKRNALSEAVVAGLLAGLRSAIADERVRVIVITGAGPAFCAGADLKSGGVRATDEENPFVTVMKTIWESPKPVIGRINGPAFGGGVGLAAACDLTVAADSAVFSFSEVRVGVIPAMISVLVIPKLGIQNTMWLFLTGERFSAQRAADLGLIHRTVPAADLDKAVAEVIAMVRLGGPNAIGEAKQLVRRIPGLSLDEGFRYTSKKIGQLFASAEAAEGMQAFVEKRKPKWAE